Proteins from a genomic interval of Maylandia zebra isolate NMK-2024a linkage group LG15, Mzebra_GT3a, whole genome shotgun sequence:
- the thbs1b gene encoding thrombospondin-1 — translation MKLPGIFLLLMLWTCEAARVAESRDDNSVYDLFELVKVPSKNHGVTLVKGDDPYSPAYKILNPDLIPPVPENSFRDLIDSIHAERGFLLLLNFKQFRRTRGSLLTVEKKDGSGPVFEVVSNGKANTLDIVFSTENKQQVVSIEDVGLATGQWKNITLFVQEDWAKLYVGCDEVNTAELDAPIQSILTQETPASAQLRVGKGAVKDKFTGVLQNVRFVFGTTLDAILRNKGCQSAMTDTMVLRNLNGSSAIRTEYSGHKTKDLQMVCGFSCEDLLSMFKELKGLGVVVKELSTELRKLTDENKLIKSHIGIHSGVCIHNGIVRKNRDEWTVDDCTECTCQNSATVCRKISCPLIPCANATVPDGECCPRCGTPSDYAEDGWSPWSEWTHCSVSCGRGIQQRGRSCDRINNNCEGTSVQTRDCYLQECDKRFKQDGSWSHWSPWSSCSVTCGAGVITRIRLCNSPTPQLGGKDCVGEGRQTETCTKSPCPINGNWGPWSPWDSCSLTCGGGQQTRKRLCNNPAPQYGGKECVGEAKDIQRCNKTPCPIDGCLSNPCFAGAKCTSFPDGSWKCGKCPAGYTGNGIKCKDIDECKEVPDACFEFNGVHRCENTVPGYNCLPCPTRYSGPQPFGHGVEQAAANKQVCSPRNPCLDGSHDCNKNARCNYLGHFADPMFRCECKPGYAGNGHICGEDTDLDGWPNSDLVCVENATYHCKKDNCPNLPNSGQEDYDKDGIGDACDNDDDNDGIPDDRDNCPFVYNPRQYDYDRDDVGDGCDNCPYNSNPDQTDTDSNGEGDACAVDIDGDGILNEKDNCPYVYNVDQRDTDLDGVGDMCDNCPLEHNPDQLDSDDDRVGDKCDSNQDIDEDGHQNNLDNCPYIPNANQADHDKDGKGDACDHDDDNDGIPDEKDNCRLAFNPDQLDSDGDGRGDACKDDFDQDNVPDIYDVCPENFDISETDFRKFQMVPLDPKGTSQIDPNWVVRHQGKELVQTVNCDPGIAVGYHEFNAVDFSGTFFINTDRDDDYAGFVFGYQSSSRFYVVMWKQITQTYWSHKPTKAQGYSGLSIKVVNSTTGPGEHLRNALWHTGNTPGQVRTLWHDPKNVGWKDFTAYRWHLIHRPRTGHIRVVMYEGKKIMADSGSIYDKTYAGGRLGLFVFSQEMVYFSDLKYECRDA, via the exons ATGAAGCTGCCGGggatatttttgttattgatgcTTTGGACCTGCGAGGCTGCGAGAGTCGCAG AGAGTCGAGACGACAATAGCGTGTATGACTTGTTTGAGCTCGTCAAAGTCCCCAGCAAGAACCACGGGGTGACCCTGGTGAAAGGAGACGACCCGTACAGCCCCGCCTACAAGATCCTCAACCCGGACCTGATCCCCCCGGTCCCCGAGAACTCGTTTAGGGACCTGATCGATTCCATCCATGCCGAGCGGGGTTTCCTCCTACTGCTCAACTTTAAGCAGTTCAGACGCACCAGGGGAAGCCTCctgactgtggagaagaaggatgGATCCGGACCCGTGTTTGAGGTCGTCTCAAACGGCAAAGCGAACACCTTGGACATTGTTTTCTCCACCGAGAACAAGCAGCAGGTGGTTTCCATCGAAGATGTGGGTCTGGCTACGGGTCAGTGGAAAAATATCACGCTGTTCGTGCAGGAGGACTGGGCAAAGCTGTACGTGGGATGCGATGAGGTGAACACCGCCGAACTGGATGCGCCAATTCAGAGCATCCTGACGCAGGAGACTCCGGCCAGCGCGCAGCTCAGGGTTGGCAAGGGAGCCGTGAAGGACAAGTTCACG GGGGTCCTACAAAACGTGCGGTTTGTGTTTGGAACGACTCTGGACGCTATTCTGCGCAACAAAGGATGCCAAAGCG CCATGACTGACACCATGGTCCTGAGGAACCTCAATGGCTCCTCGGCCATCAGAACTGAGTACAGTGGCCATAAGACTAAAG ACCTGCAGATGGTGTGTGGCTTCTCCTGTGAGGACCTGCTCAGTATGTTTAAAGAGCTGAAGGGTCTTGGTGTGGTGGTCAAGGAGCTGTCCACTGAACTCCGCAAGCTG ACGGATGAAAACAAGCTTATTAAATCCCACATTGGAATTCACAGTGGTGTCTGTATCCACAATGGCATCGTTCGCAAGAACAGAGACGAGTGGACCGTGGATGACTGCACCGAGTGCACTTGTCAG AACTCTGCTACTGTGTGTCGCAAGATCTCCTGCCCCCTGATCCCCTGTGCTAATGCTACTGTTCCCGATGGAGAGTGCTGCCCACGCTGTGGAACAC cGAGCGACTATGCAGAGGACGGCTGGTCGCCGTGGTCTGAATGGACCCATTGTTCCGTGTCATGTGGGCGTGGCATCCAGCAGCGTGGGCGCTCTTGCGACCGTATCAATAACAACTGTGAGGGCACCTCTGTGCAAACCCGAGACTGTTACCTCCAGGAGTGTGACAAGCGCT TCAAGCAGGACGGCAGCTGGAGCCACTGGTCACCATGGTCATCATGCTCGGTCACCTGTGGTGCTGGTGTCATCACCCGAATCCGCCTCTGCAACTCCCCAACTCCTCAGCTAGGAGGCAAGGACTGTGTTGGAGAAGGCCGGCAAACTGAAACGTGTACAAAGTCCCCGTGTCCCA TCAATGGCAACTGGGGTCCCTGGTCTCCCTGGGATTCATGCAGTCTCACCTGCGGAGGTGGTCAACAGACTCGGAAACGCCTGTGCAATAATCCTGCACCACAGTACGGCGGTAAAGAGTGCGTCGGTGAAGCCAAGGACATCCAGAGGTGCAACAAGACCCCCTGCCCAATCG ATGGATGTCTGTCCAACCCTTGCTTTGCTGGTGCCAAGTGCACAAGTTTTCCCGATGGTTCCTGGAAGTGTGGGAAGTGCCCAGCAGGATACACTGGCAATGGGATCAAGTGTAAAGATATTGATGAG TGCAAAGAGGTTCCTGATGCGTGCTTTGAGTTTAATGGGGTGCACCGCTGCGAGAACACCGTTCCAGGCTACAACTGTTTGCCCTGCCCAACTCGTTACTCAGGACCCCAGCCGTTTGGCCATGGTGTGGAGCAGGCCGCCGCTAATAAGCAG GTGTGCTCACCCCGTAATCCCTGCCTCGATGGAAGCCATGACTGTAACAAAAATGCCCGCTGTAACTATCTTGGACACTTTGCTGACCCCATGTTTCGATGTGAGTGCAAACCTGGTTATGCTGGCAATGGCCATATCTGCGGAGAGGACACAGATCTGGATGGGTGGCCCAATTCAGATTTGGTGTGTGTTGAAAACGCCACCTACCACTGCAAAAAA GACAACTGTCCCAACCTCCCGAACTCAGGGCAAGAAGATTATGATAAGGATGGCATTGGAGATGCTTGTGACAatgatgatgacaatgatgGTATTCCTGATGATAGG GACAACTGTCCTTTTGTGTACAATCCCAGGCAGTATGACTATGACCGTGATGATGTGGGTGACGGCTGCGACAACTGCCCCTACAATAGCAACCCAGACCAGACAGACACCGACAGCAACGGAGAGGGAGATGCCTGCGCAGTGGACATTGATGGAGATG GCATACTGAATGAGAAGGACAACTGTCCCTATGTGTACAATGTTGACCAGAGAGACACAGATCTGGATGGAGTGGGAGACATGTGTGATAACTGCCCACTAGAACATAATCCTGATCAG TTGGATTCAGATGATGACCGCGTGGGAGACAAGTGCGACAGCAACCAGGACATTGATGAGGATGGACACCAGAACAACCTGGACAACTGCCCGTATATTCCCAACGCCAATCAGGCTGACCATGACAAGGACGGCAAAGGTGACGCCTGTGACCATGATGACGACAATGATGGCATCCCTGATGAAAAAGACAACTGCAGGCTGGCGTTCAATCCTGATCAGCTGGACTCTGATG GTGATGGCCGTGGAGATGCTTGCAAAGATGACTTTGATCAGGACAATGTGCCTGACATCTATGACGTGTGTCCCGAGAACTTTGACATCAGTGAGACAGACTTCCGCAAGTTCCAGATGGTTCCTTTGGATCCAAAAGGCACCTCCCAGATTGATCCTAACTGGGTCGTCCGCCACCAGGGCAAAGAGCTGGTTCAAACTGTTAACTGTGACCCTGGCATTGCTGTTG GCTACCATGAGTTCAATGCAGTGGACTTCAGTGGGACTTTCTTCATCAACACTGACAGGGATGATGACTATGCCGGCTTTGTGTTTGGCTACCAGTCCAGTTCCAGGTTCTATGTGGTGATGTGGAAGCAAATCACACAGACCTACTGGTCACATAAGCCAACTAAGGCACAAGGTTACTCTGGCCTGTCCATCAAAGTGGTTAATTCCACCACCGGCCCAGGAGAGCACCTCAGAAATGCCCTCTGGCACACAGGCAACACCCCAGGACAG GTTCGCACTCTCTGGCATGACCCAAAGAACGTTGGATGGAAAGACTTCACTGCCTACAGATGGCATCTGATCCATAGGCCGAGAACAGGACACATTCG AGTTGTCATGTATGAGGGTAAGAAGATCATGGCTGATTCTGGTAGCATCTATGACAAGACGTATGCAGGTGGAAGGCTaggtctttttgtcttttcacaAGAGATGGTATACTTCTCAGACCTCAAGTATGAATGCAGAG ATGCATAA